In the genome of Natronorubrum daqingense, the window CGAGGTTCTCTACCGGCTACAGGACTACCTCGGTCGGATCGGTGGCATGGACGCCGTCACGCTCCAGCCGCCGGCCGGTGCCGCCGGCGAGTTCGTCGGCATCCGCGTCGCCGCGGCCTACCACGAGCACAACGGCGAGGGCCACCGCGACGAGGTCATCGTCCCCGAGAGCGCACACGGAACGAACTTCGCGACCGCAGCACTCGGGGGCTACGACGTGGTCTCCCTGCCGAGTGACGACGACGGCCGCGTGGATCTGGATGCGCTCGAGGCGGCCCTTTCGGAGAACACGGCGGCGCTCATGCTCACGAACCCGAACACGCTCGGCCTCTTCGAGCGCGACATCGAGGAGATCGCGGAGATGGTCCACGACGTGGGTGGGTTGCTCTACTACGACGGCGCGAACCTCAACGCCCTCCTCGGCCGGGCACGGCCGGGCGACATGGGATTCGACGTGATGCACTACAACGTCCACAAGACGTTCGCGACGCCCCACGGTGGCGGCGGTCCCGGTGCCGGCCCGGTCGGCGTCGTCGATGAGTTGGCCCCGTTCCTGCCCGCGCCTCGAGTGCGCGAGGCTGACGAGGACGGCGAGGGCGACGAATCGACGTACGAACTGTTCGATCCCGAGCAAACGATCGGCCACGTCCACGGCTATCAGGGCAACTGGCTCGTACTCGTCAAGGCATTCGCGTACATCGCGCGTCTCGGCGACGAGGGACTGACGGACGCCAGCGCGAAGGCGGTGCTCAACGCGAACTACCTCGCGAGTCAGATCGAGTACGACGTGCCCTACGAGCCGTTCCACCACGAGTTCGTCGCCAGCGCGGGCGACCAGGACGCAGCGGACGTCGCGAAACGAATGCTCGACTACGGTGTCCACCCGCCGACGACCAAGTGGCCCGAAATCGTCCCCGAGGCGCTGATGACCGAGCCGACGGAAATCGAGAGCAAGGACACGTTAGATCGACTCGCCGCCGCGTTCAACGCCGTCGTCGACGAAGACGACGCGACGCTCGAGGCTGCCCCCGACCGAACCACGGCCCGGCGGATCGACCAGACAGCCGCGGCGCGGAGTCCGCGACTCTCGTGGCACGCA includes:
- the gcvPB gene encoding aminomethyl-transferring glycine dehydrogenase subunit GcvPB; amino-acid sequence: MSDRAEESLEGAEQVRYDQARYVEDGQYEPLLSEKDLTRVDIGDTGSDADGSDDGASADSPLPDDLTRDSLELPELSEPELARHYTRLSQMIYGIDSGPYPLGSCTMKYNPKFTEDVAALPSGAVHPDRSERSIQGTLEVLYRLQDYLGRIGGMDAVTLQPPAGAAGEFVGIRVAAAYHEHNGEGHRDEVIVPESAHGTNFATAALGGYDVVSLPSDDDGRVDLDALEAALSENTAALMLTNPNTLGLFERDIEEIAEMVHDVGGLLYYDGANLNALLGRARPGDMGFDVMHYNVHKTFATPHGGGGPGAGPVGVVDELAPFLPAPRVREADEDGEGDESTYELFDPEQTIGHVHGYQGNWLVLVKAFAYIARLGDEGLTDASAKAVLNANYLASQIEYDVPYEPFHHEFVASAGDQDAADVAKRMLDYGVHPPTTKWPEIVPEALMTEPTEIESKDTLDRLAAAFNAVVDEDDATLEAAPDRTTARRIDQTAAARSPRLSWHALDDADER